In Humulus lupulus chromosome 7, drHumLupu1.1, whole genome shotgun sequence, the following are encoded in one genomic region:
- the LOC133791028 gene encoding histone H2B, translated as MAPKAEKKPAEKKPAAEKPTEEKKTVAEKTPAEKKPKAGKKLPKEGGASAGDKKKKRSKKSVETYKIYIFKVLKQVHPDIGISSKAMGIMNSFINDIFEKLAQEASRLARYNKKPTITSREIQTAVRLVLPGELAKHAVSEGTKAVTKFTSS; from the coding sequence ATGGCGCCAAAGGCAGAGAAGAAGCCCGCTGAGAAGAAGCCAGCCGCCGAGAAACCCACGGAGGAGAAGAAGACTGTGGCTGAGAAGACACCCGCCGAGAAGAAACCCAAGGCCGGCAAGAAGCTCCCAAAGGAAGGCGGTGCTTCCGCCGGagacaagaagaagaaaagatcGAAGAAGAGCGTGGAAACCTACAAGATCTACATCTTTAAGGTCTTGAAGCAGGTTCATCCCGATATCGGAATCTCCAGCaaggccatgggtataatgaacagcttcatcaacgacatctttGAGAAGCTGGCACAGGAGGCATCAAGGCTCGCTAGATACAACAAGAAGCCCACGATTACTTCTCGGGAGATCCAGACAGCTGTGAGGCTTGTGCTACCTGGAGAATTGGCCAAACATGCTGTTTCTGAGGGGACCAAGGCGGTGACTAAATTTACTAGCTCTTGA